Part of the Synechococcus sp. HK01-R genome is shown below.
GGCCGCAACCCGTGCTCCCCGCGAGGTCCTGGAAGCACCGGAAGCGTGGGACACGCTTCTGCTTCATCACCCCCTCCAGGCTTGTCTGCGCTGGAGCCTGAAGGGGGATGGGGACCTGCACTGGCAACACGCTGCTTAGGATCCCGCCGACCCATCCACTCCTCCCCATGGCTCCCGTGCAACGCCTGAATGACACCCAGGCCGAGAAGCAGGAGGTGAAGGGCTACTTCGAGACCACAGGCTTTGATCGCTGGAACCGCATCTACAGCGAATCGGACGATGTGAACAAGGTGCAGCGCAACATCCGCATCGGTCACCAGAAAACCGTCGACGAGGTGCTCAGCTGGATCCAAGAGAGCGGAGACCTGCAGGACGTGAGCTTCTGCGATGCCGGCTGTGGGGTGGGCAGCCTCAGCTTGCCTCTGGCAGCACTGGGGGCGGGCTCGATCAGCGCTAGTGACATCTCCGAGGCGATGGCCAAGGAAGCAGAACGCCGCGCTCGCGAAGCCGGGCTCGACATGGGAAGGCTTCAGTTCAGTGCAAGTGATCTAGAAAGCATCAGCGGCTCCTTTCACACCGTCTGCTGCCTGGATGTCTTCATCCATTACCCGCAGCCTGCTGCAGAAGAGATGGTGAAACACCTCTGCGGCCTCGCCGAGCAGCGATTAATCGTGAGCTTTGCGCCCTACACGCCCCTGCTGGCGCTACTCAAGGGGATTGGCCAACTGTTTCCAGGCCCCAGCAAAACCACCCGCGCGTACACCCTCAAAGAGGACGGCATCGTGCGCGCAGCTGCGGCCTGCGGCTTCCAACCCATGCGCCGGAGTCTCAACAAAGCACCGTTCTATTTCTCAAGGCTGATCGAGTTCCGCAGAGCCTGAGCTCACACCCAGGCGGTCGGCGCTTCAAAGGCCAGCATGCCCAAAGCGCTCGCCAACTCAAGCTTCCAGGCGTGCAAGCAGTAACCGCCATCACCAGGTGTGGCATCAGCGGAGATCCGCCGTTCCAGGCGATAGAGCGGATCTCCCAGCAGCGGACTCCCGATCTGAGCCAGATGGATGCGGATCTGATGGGGTCGCCCCGTGCTGATCGTGACCTCGAGCAGATCTCCTTTGGCCTGGCGATCGAGCAAGCGCAGCTGGGAGTGGGCCGAGAGCCGCTTGCGGACCGGCTCATCCACCCAAGGGAGCGGCCCCCAAATCCAGCCCAAGAGCGGATGCTCACGTTCCACAACGTCGGTATCAACCTCCAGGGTCTGGCCAAACTCAAGACCTTCCACCCGTCGGGCCCAAGCCTGGTAAGTCTTGCGGCAGCTGCCTTCGGGCCTGAATTGCCTGGAGAGCGCTGCCCGTGTGGCGGATTCACGGGCACAGACCTGCAAGCCCGAGGTGAATCGCCCCAGTCGGTGCACTGGCTTGGGCACCAGGGCCTCTCCCCGTTCCCGGCTGCGTTGCACCAGCTGATGGCTGAGGGTGTGGAGCAGGAAGCCTCCACCCGGCATCACCGGAAGCCCCGAGGGTTTATTGATCACCAGCAGATCACCGTTGTCATGGATGGTGTTCCACTGTTCGGGGACAGCGGGCTCGCGCCAAGGCGGCCGCCGCCACTCAATCCGGTCTCCGTTGGCGACCACTGCATCAGCCCAAAGCACCTGGCCATTGAGGCTGAGCTCCCCAAGCTGGAGGCGCTCCAGCCAAAGCGAAACAGGCGAATGGCGATACCGAGCCGAGAGCACGGCGCTGAGAAGCTGCCCGGACTGATCAACACCAACCCGGTCGCGATAGATCCAGCCTTGATTCAGGGCCGCCTCCCGCCAGCCGACCGGCGCGGGTCTGATCAATCGACCAGGCGATGCTGCAAAGCGAAGCGGACCAGCTCCGTGCGACTGGAAGTGCCGGTTTTGATAAACAGCCGGCTGACGTATTTCTCGACGTTGCGGATCGAGGTTTCCAGCTGACGGGCAATCTCCTTGTTCATCAGCCCTTCGGCCACGAGCTGCAGCACGCTGGCCTCCCGCGGGGTGAAGCTCAGCTGCGGCGCTTCAGCCGCCGCAGCGGCATCGGCAGCAGAGCCTGTGAGCATCGAGCGGATCTCGTTGATCTGACGGGCCATCTGGCCCACATCCGCATCGGCGAACCGCGCCGCTTCAGTCAGCAGGCGATCCTGACGGCGCACCACATTGCGAACCCGCGCAACGAGCTCATCGGGGTCGAAGGGCTTGGGAATGTAGTCGTCAACGCCGGCCAAGTATCCCTGGGTCCGGTCCGCCGTCATGCCCTTGGCGGTGAGGAAAATCACGGGTGTGCCCCCCAGGCGTTCGTCCTCCCGCATGCGACGCAGCAGGCCGTAGCCATCACAGCGGGGCATCATCACGTCGCTGATCACGAGATCGGGGAGCAGCTGCTGGGCCTTGCTGAAGCCCTCCTCACCATCCACTGCCGTGGTCACGTCGAACCCCTCGTCCTCCAGGTAGGCCTGCACAGCAGTGCGCAAACCCGGCTCATCGTCCACCAACAGCAGACGTGGGACCGGCTGGTCGACATCAGCCGCCGGTGCTGGGTCCTGATCGGCTGGACGGGAAGTCGTCATGGCCCGGGATCGATCTGGCGGAAATCTAGAAGCGTCAGGGCGATGGGACACGCAGGGTCTCGATCGTCTCGACCAGGAGGCCGCTATAGCCAAGCTCCCGAGCCTTGGTCGACAACGTGGCAGGGTCCTGACCCGCCTGGGAAGGCACACAGGCCGCCCACCACACCAAATGGTTCTCCCGATTCGCGGCTGTGATCGGGCCGCCGGGATTGAGCCTGCGGATGTAGATCGCGTCGTTGTCACGGGTCACCCTCAACGGGGATGTCCTGCCGCAGTTCACCGATTCGGTAGGAACCACGAGATTGTCGGGATATTCCTTCCAGAGCTTGTAGCGACGCAGATCCGGATCACTGGCATCGCCCTTGATGGCGTAGATCGCCAGGGTGTAGGTGCCACCACCTATCGATTTGGTTTCGAGGACGGTCATGTCGGATGGCCGCATGCGCTTCATCTGCTCCAACAGCTCCTCCCGCTCGATCGCGCGTGCTGGCAGGGTGGTGATCGCCGCAAGTGATGCGGTCAAGCCCAGACTGAGGACGCTGAGGAAGGCACGCATTCAAAGCAGGAGCAAACGTCTCACCATGCTGCCAAGCCCAACGAGAAGCCAGCCGATTTGTCTCGACCACCAGGCCACCACACCCTGCGCATCGGAGGTGGTGGAAGCGATGGCTCCGTGGTGGACAGAACAATGGGGCAATCCCTCGAGTCGGCAGCACCGGCTCGGCCTCACAGCCTCTGCGGCTGTGGCAGAAGCCCGCGATCGACTCGCTCGAATACTCGCCGTAGAGAGCGAGCGGGTGATTTTCACCAGTGGTGCCACGGAAGCCAACAACCTCGCTCTCCTGGGTCATGCCCGGGGCAGGGCCCGCCAACGGGGCGGCCCGGGGCATTTGATCAGCGTGTGCACAGAGCACCATGCGGTGCTGGATCCCTTGCAACAGCTCACAGAGGAGGGCTTCCGGCTCACCCTGCTCCAGCCAGATCCTGATGGGTTGGTGTCTCTGGAAGAGCTGAAAGCGGCAATTCGCGATGACACCCTGCTGGTGAGCGTGATGGCGGCCAACAACGAGATCGGCGTGCTCCAACCTCTCGCTGCCCTGTCACGCCTGTGTCGGGAGCACGGCATCACCCTGCACAGCGATGCAGCCCAGGCTTTCGGAAACCTGCCCTTCGAACCGGATGCGCTCGGCGTCGACCTGGCCAGCCTGAGCGCCCACAAGATCTATGGCCCCAAAGGGATTGGGGCCCTGGTGCTGCGGCCTGAGCTAGCGATCCAACCCCTGATGTTTGGCGGTGGCCAAGAACAGGGGCTACGCCCTGGCACCCTTCCGGTGCCACTCATCGTGGGCTTCGCAAGGGCGGCGGAACTAGCGATCAGCGATCGATCGGAACGTAGACAGCGGCTCCGGCTTCTTCGCGATCGGCTTTGGAGAGGTCTGCAAGCAGCGGTGCCTGACCTGCTCTGCAATGGCTCGATGGAGCACCGGCTGGATCACAACCTGAACATCACGATCCCTGGCGTGAGCGGGAGCCGCCTCCATCAGG
Proteins encoded:
- the bchM gene encoding magnesium protoporphyrin IX methyltransferase, with product MAPVQRLNDTQAEKQEVKGYFETTGFDRWNRIYSESDDVNKVQRNIRIGHQKTVDEVLSWIQESGDLQDVSFCDAGCGVGSLSLPLAALGAGSISASDISEAMAKEAERRAREAGLDMGRLQFSASDLESISGSFHTVCCLDVFIHYPQPAAEEMVKHLCGLAEQRLIVSFAPYTPLLALLKGIGQLFPGPSKTTRAYTLKEDGIVRAAAACGFQPMRRSLNKAPFYFSRLIEFRRA
- a CDS encoding RNA pseudouridine synthase; translation: MIRPAPVGWREAALNQGWIYRDRVGVDQSGQLLSAVLSARYRHSPVSLWLERLQLGELSLNGQVLWADAVVANGDRIEWRRPPWREPAVPEQWNTIHDNGDLLVINKPSGLPVMPGGGFLLHTLSHQLVQRSRERGEALVPKPVHRLGRFTSGLQVCARESATRAALSRQFRPEGSCRKTYQAWARRVEGLEFGQTLEVDTDVVEREHPLLGWIWGPLPWVDEPVRKRLSAHSQLRLLDRQAKGDLLEVTISTGRPHQIRIHLAQIGSPLLGDPLYRLERRISADATPGDGGYCLHAWKLELASALGMLAFEAPTAWV
- a CDS encoding response regulator transcription factor; protein product: MTTSRPADQDPAPAADVDQPVPRLLLVDDEPGLRTAVQAYLEDEGFDVTTAVDGEEGFSKAQQLLPDLVISDVMMPRCDGYGLLRRMREDERLGGTPVIFLTAKGMTADRTQGYLAGVDDYIPKPFDPDELVARVRNVVRRQDRLLTEAARFADADVGQMARQINEIRSMLTGSAADAAAAAEAPQLSFTPREASVLQLVAEGLMNKEIARQLETSIRNVEKYVSRLFIKTGTSSRTELVRFALQHRLVD
- a CDS encoding cysteine desulfurase family protein — translated: MLPSPTRSQPICLDHQATTPCASEVVEAMAPWWTEQWGNPSSRQHRLGLTASAAVAEARDRLARILAVESERVIFTSGATEANNLALLGHARGRARQRGGPGHLISVCTEHHAVLDPLQQLTEEGFRLTLLQPDPDGLVSLEELKAAIRDDTLLVSVMAANNEIGVLQPLAALSRLCREHGITLHSDAAQAFGNLPFEPDALGVDLASLSAHKIYGPKGIGALVLRPELAIQPLMFGGGQEQGLRPGTLPVPLIVGFARAAELAISDRSERRQRLRLLRDRLWRGLQAAVPDLLCNGSMEHRLDHNLNITIPGVSGSRLHQELHRLVTCSSGSACSRGTPSHVLLALGRSRKEAEASLRLSLGRQTSSEDIDRAIAAISTVTQTLRSSSGIRNP